The Moorena producens PAL-8-15-08-1 genomic interval CCGTAAACTTAGGATCAGAATTCAACAAAAAATATCTTTTCCCTTTGTTTGTCTAGTTTTTGGTTTAGTGGGAGCCTCCTTGGGAACTCGTCCTCAACGTACAGGTAAAGCCACCAGTTTCGGCATTAGTGTTTTAGTGATTTTTTCTTACTACTTATTAGGGTTTATAACGAATGCCCTAGGTCTAGTTAATATTTTCTCTCCTTTGATGGCAGCCTGGTTGCCTAATTTATTTGGACTAGGTGCGGGAGGATTGTTGTTATATAGGGCTGCCCGATAGATAAGCCCGATAGATAAGTAGTTATTGTTGCTAATTGTAAACCTAAATCCGTTGATTAGAGGCTAACATCAAGTTACAGCGAAGCTGAAATGTCTAACATCGTTGAAAGGTGCCATGTCTTTTCGTAATCAACCTCCTGCCTACCTTCGCTATTGGAAAGCTCAACTACAACCTTTGGGACGACCAGCATTTTGGGGAGCAGCTGTCTTGTTATCCCTAATGTTGTGGTTTCTCCGGGAATACTGGAACCGTCCAGAATTGCTAAGGGCAATTGGGATCAATCAAGTGGCTGAAATTGATACTCCCAGCGTTGAACCAACCCTGTCTTCTGAAGATGATGAACTAGCGGCAAGGTTGGCTGATATTGATAATTCTGCCTTGCTATTAGCAGAGCTCGAAACCCTAAGTGCTATATCAGTACCACCACAGCAAACCAAGAAAGGCAAAAAGTCTAAAACCAAAAATTCAGAAGGGTTATTTACTCAAGTTATTCAGCAGACAAAAGCTAACTCCCAAGCAAAATCACCTTTACTAACCCCAAACGTCCAAGCTCAGCAGTCCTCAAAAGCCAGACATCCGTTTGTTACATCTACAAACTTTAATGTCCCTCCCGTTCCTGGGAGTGGCTTACTGACCAATCCTAACTCTGTTAATCAGAGATCTTTATCCTCAAGCACACTGAACCAGACTAATTCTGTCTTCGGGTTGGGTTCCCTCAATTCCCTCTACACTAACCCAGCAGAGTTACCAGTCAGCCCTTTACAGGAAGCCTTGAATAGGCTTAATGCTGCTAAGTTTGCTACCACTAATAGCAAACCTCAACTACCTGCTAACATCTTGCCTTCAAATATCTCCTATCCAAACAGGGGAGTTCTCGAACAACAGAACTCAAGAACTCAGGACATTAAAGCTAGGGGGGGAATACCGTTGAGGCCAACTGGGAATCAAGCATTACCGACTCCCCCCTATCCAGGACAAATTACCTATCCTGGGGTAACAACACCAGGTGTAACCGGCAACAGGACTTTCTCGACCACACCCACAACAGCTCCAAATCCCGTACAAATTAATTATCCTGGAGTCAATCTACCTCGAACAAGGAACGATAGAACTTTTTCGACAACACCTACAGTTTCTATCAATTCCAACACCTACTCTAGTAGATTCCGGCAAACTACCGGTGTACCAACGGCAGCACCTCTTACACCAGTAGCACCGCAAGGCACGAGTAAATTGGGGCAATTTTCTACCCAGTCTACTAGTCAAAATCAGTTTTTCAATCAGCCTCAGTTAAAGTCTAGGCTTGAACCAAGTCAGCTGAGGCGACCTAAAATTATCATTCCCAATCGTTGACACTCCCCGGTCTCCCATACAGGGAGATTCTCCCTTCATAGATCTTGGTTAATCGACTCGCCCTAACCTGACAGGTTCACACCAACCAAGGGCTTAGGGCAAATCTTCCCAAGGATTGTCCTTAAATGTATACTTGCACGTTCGGGTGATCGACCCAGTTTCTGGCATAGCATGCCGTAACAAGTTTGCTAAAAACCTCTGTTGATCGGGTTACAAACTTAAGGGTTACCAACTTAAGACACTCAAGGGTCAACTAAAATATTTAATGATTGCCTCACCAAACTCAGAACACTTCAACGGAGGTTCTACGGGTGGAGTCATCATCCGGGCTAGGTCATAAGTAACTTCCCGGTTAGCGATCGCATCTGATATCCCCTTCTTAATTAAATCAGCAGCTTCTTGCCAACCCATATACTCTAGCATCATCACTCCTGATAAAATCACAGAGCCTGGATTTACCCGGTCTAGACCCGCATGTTTGGGAGCTGTGCCATGGGTGGCTTCAAAAATCGCACAGGTGTCACCAATATTCGCACCTGGACCCATACCTAATCCACCGACCACAGCAGCAGCGGCATCGGATAGATAATCACCATTGAGATTCATTGTGGCCAGAATAGAGTATTCCGCTGGTCGAGTCTGGATTTGTTGGAAAATGCTGTCCGTAATCCGGTCATTGACCATCACCTTATCTTGCCATTGACCTTGCCCATGGGTGTCCCAGATGGAATTAAGCACATTTTCCACTTCCTGGATCACTTTCGCCTGTTTTTCTGGGGTCAAGGCATCATAACCCGGTTCAATGGCGCGAGCATTATCTTCCAGGGTAATGTCAGGATTTTGCTCTTTGTTGCTGAGAATCCAAGATTCCCGCTCAGTTACACATTCTGCTCGAAACTCTGTGGTTGCTAGTTCATAACCCCAGTCCCGGAACGCGCCTTCGGTGTACTTCATAATATTCCCCTTATGTACCAAAGTTATCATCTGCTTAGGTTTAGGTAGCCTGAGGGCATGTTGGATGGCTCGGCGCACTAAACGCTGGGAGCGAGTTTTACTGATAGGTTTAATGCCAATACCAGCATCTAAGGGAATCTGTTTTTTGCCATGTTCTGGAGTCGCTGGGATTAGATCCTCATTGAGTAAAGTAATCAATTTTTCAGCAACTTCGCTTCCTTTGGGCCATTCAATACCCAAGTAGATATCTTCTGTATTCTCCCGATAGACAATCACATCCAGTTTCTCTGGAGTTTTGTGGGGAGAGGGGGTTCCTGGGTAGTATTTACAGGGACGCACACAGGCATAGAGGTCATTAATTTGCCGCAGGGCTACATTTAGAGAGCGTATACCACCACCCACGGGAGTTGTCAAGGGTCCTTTGATAGCAATGCCGTATTCTTTGATGGCATTGAGGGTGTCTTGGGGTAAATACTGATAAGTACCATACTTTTCGCAAGCTTCGTCACCCGCGTAGATTTTAAACCAGCTGATGCTTCGATCGGCACCATAGGCGTATTGGACTGCTGAATCAATTACCTTCTGGGCAGCTGGCCAGATATCGACACCAGTACCATCTCCGCGAATAAACGGAATAATTGGGTTGTCAGGAACAATGGGTTGACCATCCTTGTAGGTAATGGCAGAACCAGTCTGGCAAGGGGAGATTTTATCGTACATAAAGTAGTTTCAATGAATGTCAGATGGAAGTTGGCAATAGACCTATTGTCAGAAAACTACCAGATCTCCTGCACTGGGCTTGAGACATTAAGCTTTTTTGCTGATCAACCCCAGGTAGATGGTAGTTGAGGTAAAGTCTATCCATAGGGGGATGGCAAAAAATCTACCCTAGTTAATCTTCTCATTAAGATTATTACTACTTGACAGGGCAAGAGTCGCAGAAAGAGCAGGTAGTTGTTGATCTTTCTTCCCGAAAATTCCCATTTCTGGGTATTAGCATGAGTGAACGTAGTTCAAGTTCAAAGCTTTGATGAAGTTATTACACCATGGCTCAACTGTTTGAAATCAGCCTTTATGCTGAAATAGGGGTTCTATAGCTTAAGTTCTCCTGTAATAGGAAGGTGTTCAACTGTTTTACAACAGTCAGCCAAGGCTGCTTTGTGCAGCGCCATCGCTCCTAAAAAATTGCTTGGGTGATGTGTCAATAGTTAGGGCTTCAACACCGAAACTTACAGTGTTATTAGCATAGATGCTGCCTATGGTCAACCGAATTCCGTTCAAAAGATATGGTGTATTGTTTGTCTCAGTGGGCCTTTTATAGACTTCCAGCCAGATGGCAGCAGCATCAATTCATGACCAGTTGGCAGGAGTGTTTTTAGAAAAGGTGGCTCCAGAAAGAATATGAAAAAGATTTTAGTTGTTGACGATGATAAAACCCTGCTAACTCTTTTGAAGCGCTACCTGGAACATCGGGGATACCAGGTAGAACAAGTGTGTTCGGGAACTGAAGCCTTGGAAGCTTGTCTCAAAAATCCACCTGATTTGGTAGTTTCTGATGTACTTATGCCGGAAATGGATGGTCTAGAGTTTTGCCGTCGTCTGAGAAACATTCCCAATGGTAGGCTGATGCCATTTATTTTTTTGTCTAGCAAAGCAGAATTAGAAGACCGTATTAATGGTCATTCTATGGGAGCAGATGATTATTTAACTAAACCAGTTGCGCCTAGAGAACTAGAGGCAAAAATCGAAGCACTGCTAGAGCGCTCGCACCGTATCCATGCTGAAATTGTTCGGTTGATGCAGCAAGCTACTGCTATAGCTCCTGGCCATCTAGCTAACCCATTATCAACACCAACAGCTGTTGATAATTCTAAGACTTTTGCTCCGGTAGGGGCAAAACCTCAACCTCTACCCTTGACACCAGCAGAAGAACGAGTATTTTGGCAAGTTATTCAGGGGTTAACCAACAAAGAAATAAGCGATCGCCTATTTATCAGCCCTCGTACTGTTCAGACTCACCTCAGTAGCATACTCCATAAGTTGAAACTACATAATCGTAGCCAATTGGTGCGCTTTGCCTATGAGCAGGGATACAAAAGGCCTAAGGAGTAGACATGGGGCAAAATCGGGTTTATTGGTCAATCTTCGATGTATTTATACTTCCAACAGACATCAACTGAGCTTTTATTCTACTATCAGCTATCACCCATCAGCCAATTTTATGACTGCTTACTGACGACAAGCTAACCCCTTAAGCTATAAGGTATCAACTTTCAACTTCTTCCGCAATCAGTCTTCGGTCTACCCAGCAAGTCTCATTTTGGGAAATAGGTGTTCAAATTGGCAAAATTCCTGTACTGTATTATATCTCTTGCAAAAGTCTTTTTTTGATAGTGTTTGCGTCAATAGTATACCTCTTGCAAAAGTCTTTCGTGGTATGATATAAAGCTTAGTGATTTTTGATTTAGTCTACGCTTAAGACTAACCAATTTGCTTTGTACTCTCTTTGTATATAAGCCTAGTGGGACTAAGCGCGATAATCAGGGACAGAAATAGTGCTAATATATATAGGATAACCTTTTTAGGTTAGTCGGTTGTCCCAATCAATCCAATGAGAGAAACAATTTCGACAGCCATGCCTCCTTGCTTTGAGAGATGGTGTCAGTGTTTTGACGATGTCTTCCACAATAAAGCCCAGAGAAAAGAGTTTAGACACTATCTGGGAGGATTATTGGGAGAAAGTGAAAGGAAAAACCTATCTCAGCTCGCTATGAATGCCGTAGATGTGTCTTACCAAAGCTTACGGCATTTTACCGTTCGGGCTTCCTGGTGTGAACAGGACATCAACGAACGCCGGTTGCAGGTGATGAATAGCTGTCGTCAGACGAAAATTTCCCGTGGTTTCTCTTTGATTGTAGACTTAGCGTGGACATAGAAAGAGTGGGAATTTCACCGATGGTGTGGGAAGGCAATATATCGGAGAGATTGGCAAAGTAGATAACGGCATAGTGGTGGTAACAACCCATCTGTATGATGGTCGAAAAAGCCTGCCGTTGGATATTGAGTTATATGAGCACGAGAATTCTTTACCCTCAGGAATATTGACCCCTCATTTCTCAAAAAACCAGAGCGGGCATTAAAGTTAATTGAACGGACGTTAAGTCGAGGCTATCATCCGGGAATTGTCCTAATTGATGCCGGTTATGGAAATAATACATCTTTCCTTAATGAACTAGAAAATCGAAAATTCAAGTATTTAGGAGGAATCGCCAAAAATCCGCCTTTGGCGCACGCTACGCGAACGAAAAGTTACTGTCACCCGAGCCCAGGAATCTGTGGAAACTTATCGAGTGGATAAGTTAGCCGAAAGCTTACCCAAAGAGGCTTTCACCGAAGTCAAACTCAATCTCAATAAGTCAAAAGCCCTGTGGGTGGCAACAATGGAAGTTAAAATTTCCCGCTTGAGTGGAAAACGAAGTCTGGCCATCGTCATGAATCAACCGACTTAAGCGTGAAGCCACAGAGATTGACTATTTTTTGACAAATGTTGAAGCGGATGTGGTGACTGCAGAATGGGTGGTGAAGACTTACGCTCAAAGAAATTGGGTGGAAGTCTTTTATCGGGAGCAAGCGGGATGGTTGGGACTCAAAGAATATCAAGTCAGGCACAAACGTAGCCTGATGAGACATTTCATCTTGGTGATGTGTGCCTATACTTTAAACCCAGGGCAAACGCATCTAAATTAGATTGACAAATAAGTAAAAATGTGCTAGTCACAACCCAGGTTAAGTTGAGCACCAAATATGAGATAATGACTTCATGACTAATTTTTAAGAACTGGTTGGCGTGTCTGACAAATGAAAAATGGTTTTATGCCCCCTTTAAAACCACAAAAAAAAGATTACACTAGGAATAAGACTAACTTCTTAAAACCTCTTTTTTTAAACCATTTTGGAACCTTGACTGACCCAAGAATAGACAGAAGTAAACAGCATTTATTAATAGATATTATAGCGATTGCTATTTTAGCTGTCATCAGTGGAGCGGACGGATGGGTTGGGATTGAAACTTATGGTCAAGCTAAATATGAATGGTTATCCGAATTTCTCGATTTACCAAATGGAATTCCATCTCATGATACATTTAGTCGAGTTTTTGCTAGACTAAATCCCGAAGAATTTCAACAAGGTTTTTTAAATTGGGTTAATTCGATCACGAAAAAATTAGGAGTAGAAGTCATAGCAATAGATGGCAAAACTCTCAAACAATCTTATGACAGAAATCAAAAGCAAAAAGCTTTACATATAGCGATGCAGCGCGGTCTTGGGGAGGCAGTGCGGTCTTGGGGAGGCAGCGCGGTCTTGGGGGTTTCCCCCATGAGCGACTGCCGTGGTTCCCCCGGAGACGAAACCTTAGATAGTGGAGCCTTTATAGTTAGCAGGTTATGCAGAAAAGGGTTCAATATTTGTTAATAGCGATGTAGCGCGGTCTTGGGGAGGCAGCGCGGTCTTGGGGAGGCAGCGCGGTCTTGGGGGTCTCCCCCATGAGCGACTGCCGTGGTTCCCCCCATGAGCGACTGCCGTGGTTTCCCCCACTCGCGCTTTGCATGGCTGACAAGGCTCCACTATCTTACGGTAACTTCAAACCATGAGCAACTGCCGTGGTTTCCCCCACTCGCGCTTTGCATCAAGACAGTGAGTGCATGGTCTGACTCTCACCAATTAGTCTTAGGACAACATAAAGTTAAGGATAAATCCAATGAAATTACCGCTATCCCTCAATTACTAGAAATGCTATCAATTGAGGGAAGCATAATTACTATCGATGCAATGGGGTGTCAAAAAGATATTACCTCCCTAATTATTAATAAAAAAGCGATGCAGCGCGGTCTTGGGGAGGCAGTGCGGTCTTGGGGAGGCAGCGCGGTCTTGGGGGTTTCCCCCATGAGCGACTGCCGTGGTTCCCCCCGGAGACGAAACCTGATTACGTTGAGCCTTTATGGTTGGTCGGCTATGCAGAAAAGGGGTAAAACTTATTGATTAGCGTGATTTGCGCGGTCTTGGGGAGGCAG includes:
- a CDS encoding NADP-dependent isocitrate dehydrogenase, whose translation is MYDKISPCQTGSAITYKDGQPIVPDNPIIPFIRGDGTGVDIWPAAQKVIDSAVQYAYGADRSISWFKIYAGDEACEKYGTYQYLPQDTLNAIKEYGIAIKGPLTTPVGGGIRSLNVALRQINDLYACVRPCKYYPGTPSPHKTPEKLDVIVYRENTEDIYLGIEWPKGSEVAEKLITLLNEDLIPATPEHGKKQIPLDAGIGIKPISKTRSQRLVRRAIQHALRLPKPKQMITLVHKGNIMKYTEGAFRDWGYELATTEFRAECVTERESWILSNKEQNPDITLEDNARAIEPGYDALTPEKQAKVIQEVENVLNSIWDTHGQGQWQDKVMVNDRITDSIFQQIQTRPAEYSILATMNLNGDYLSDAAAAVVGGLGMGPGANIGDTCAIFEATHGTAPKHAGLDRVNPGSVILSGVMMLEYMGWQEAADLIKKGISDAIANREVTYDLARMMTPPVEPPLKCSEFGEAIIKYFS
- a CDS encoding response regulator transcription factor, giving the protein MKKILVVDDDKTLLTLLKRYLEHRGYQVEQVCSGTEALEACLKNPPDLVVSDVLMPEMDGLEFCRRLRNIPNGRLMPFIFLSSKAELEDRINGHSMGADDYLTKPVAPRELEAKIEALLERSHRIHAEIVRLMQQATAIAPGHLANPLSTPTAVDNSKTFAPVGAKPQPLPLTPAEERVFWQVIQGLTNKEISDRLFISPRTVQTHLSSILHKLKLHNRSQLVRFAYEQGYKRPKE